In Gammaproteobacteria bacterium, the sequence TCGTGCGGGCGCTGCCGTGTAAAACCTGACCCATTGCTCATCTCTCCAGATATGACGATCCAATGTACCACTACACTGCGGGACTAACGCGCGCGGCGTCGTTATTTCCGGCGCAACCGCTGTCGAGCGCGTAGTCACAAAGACCATCACCCACGCTGGCGTACAAATACCCGTCCTTGCCGAAATGCAGGTCGCCGGACACATGACTTCTGGCCATCGGGATGTTGTCGACCAGCACCTGTTCGCTGTTCAGGTTGACCGTGTTGCTGGGCGCAAGCGTAAAGCGCGCCACGCGGCTGACGGGGTTTTCCGGCGAACTGGGCTGCGCCATTGGACAGATGCCAAATTTATTGAACACGTAATAAAGATAAATAAAGCGGTTGCTGGAAAACTCGGGATCGACCGCCACGCCCAGCAATCCACGCTCGCCATTCGAGCACACGCGATTGTCGAGACTCAGATCCAGCGCCGGAGTGGGATACAATTCGCCATTCTGATAAACGTGGATCTGTCCCGGCTGGGTCGCGATCAGCATGCGTCCATCGGGTGTGAAAGCCAGCGCGGTGGGTTGCGGGAGGGCCGCGACCAGCGAATCCGAAAATCCCGCGGGCAGCGCGGCCCGCGCGAGTCCGGTGCAGAGGGTTGCGACGATCGCAAGCGATATGCCGGCAAGCGCCGGGCGTAAAAAGTACGATGGCTTCATGTCTCCCCTTCGCGTTCGTCTGTCGCGAACGCGTCCTCAGCAGCGCAGTAGTAATGTCTGCGCCGACCCGCCTCGATAGCGCGTGCCCATGCGCTTAAAAATAGCTATGGGATCACAACCCCAAGCGCGCGACCAAATGATATTGTCGTTAGTATGGTCGTTACTGCGCGCCGACTCTGAAATAGAATAGCCCAGCGCGAGCGAAAAGCAAGCATAATTGCCTGTGTGCGCCCGCCACGTGCAAGCTGGGTTTACGCTTTTTAAGCGGGTCTCGACGCATAAGAATCCAGCCAAGTGCAACGCAGACTTACGCGCTTTTCTTGCACTATGAAGGACAGACCC encodes:
- a CDS encoding PQQ-dependent sugar dehydrogenase — encoded protein: MKPSYFLRPALAGISLAIVATLCTGLARAALPAGFSDSLVAALPQPTALAFTPDGRMLIATQPGQIHVYQNGELYPTPALDLSLDNRVCSNGERGLLGVAVDPEFSSNRFIYLYYVFNKFGICPMAQPSSPENPVSRVARFTLAPSNTVNLNSEQVLVDNIPMARSHVSGDLHFGKDGYLYASVGDGLCDYALDSGCAGNNDAARVSPAV